A single Rhopalosiphum padi isolate XX-2018 chromosome 4, ASM2088224v1, whole genome shotgun sequence DNA region contains:
- the LOC132930111 gene encoding cGMP-dependent protein kinase, isozyme 1-like, whose translation MCHALLLFMGNAISGGGGSGGVGSRKTTESARSGVSDLKMTATTGTSAIVNELTRDVERLKMAMDEKDRTIEQLGRAVEDIRNMLENAVSNQFLVPSSQSSQLRLDKKKGVSGECSTSSETPIPFPKQSKPIKTKHLIKQALCKNQFLKNLNTNQISEIVDVMYPKDFEAGAYVIRKGDPGCCLYVADEGKFDVIQSGRVVDSIGPGEVFGEMAILYNCPRTASVRAIQDVRVWTLERVAYQQIMKTSAMRRFDERVGFLKSVPLMKDLNEEFLSKIADVLKEEFYPEGHYIIKQDTLGDKFYILSEGRVKVTKTNKGEDEEEEFGILEQGEFFGEVALLKKDKRTANVVAMHPGAECLTLDREPFVHFIGNLEELKNKKYTEHPRKPSVQSSVESKTKTFYPELFRVELTDFETVATIGVGGFGRVDLVCLKLDKNRSYAMKKLKKQQIVDMQQQEHVYNEKTILESCTSPFIGKLYKTYKDKRYVYMLMEACLGGEVWTLLRDRRCFDDNAACFVIACVVEALDYLHGADVVYRDLKPENLLLDRQGFVKLVDFGFAKKLQPRGKKTWTFCGTPEYVAPEVVLNKGHDRAVDFWALGILVYELLAGIPPFSGKEPMDIYNAILKGIGAVNFPRQMNKMTQGLVKQLCRSDPTERIGYQKGGIQDIRRHEWFKGFDWIGLRNKNIIPPIVPHINNPLDSSNFDIYPEDGDMPPDELSGWDSEF comes from the exons ATGTGCCACGCGCTGCTGTTGTTCATGGGCAACGCGATTTCTGGTGgtggcggcagcggcggcgtaGGCAGTCGGAAAACGACCGAGTCGGCCCGCAGTGGCGTATCCGACCTGAAGATGACCGCCACCACCGGCACTTCCGCCATCGTCAACGAATTGACCCGAGACGTGGAGCGCCTCAAAATGGCCATGGACGAAAAGGACCGGACCATCGAACAACTGGGCAGGGCCGTAGAAGACATACGC AACATGCTCGAGAATGCGGTATCAAATCAATTTCTCGTGCCATCGTCGCAATCATCACAACTCCGACTGGACAAAAAGAAAGGAGTGTCGGGAGAATGTTCAACTTCTTCGGAAACACCTATACCGTTTCCCAAACAGTCCAAACCCATCaa AACTAAACACCTAATCAAACAAGCGCTGTGCAAGAATCAGTTTCTGAAAAACTTAAACACCAACCAAATTTCCGAGATTGTAGACGTCATGTATCCGAAAGACTTCGAAGCTGGAGCGTACGTCATTAGAAAAGGCGATCCGG GGTGTTGTCTGTATGTGGCCGACGAAGGAAAATTCGACGTAATCCAAAGCGGACGGGTTGTCGATTCCATTGGACCTGGCGAAGTGTTCGGCGAAATGGCCATACTTTATAACTGTCCGCGGACTGCATCGGTGAGAG CCATCCAAGATGTCAGAGTGTGGACTTTGGAAAGAGTAGCATATCAGCAAATCATGAAGACTTCTGCTATGAGACGGTTTGACGAACGGGTGGGATTTTTGAAAAGTGTACCATTGATGAAAGATCTCAACGAAgaatttttatcgaaaattgCTGATGTCTTGAAAGAA GAATTTTATCCGGAAGGGCACTATATCATAAAACAGGATACTTTGGGCGACAAGTTCTATATACTGAGCGAAGGACGAGTAAAAGTCACGAAGACCAATAAAG gtGAAGACGAAGAAGAAGAATTTGGAATTTTGGAACAAGGAGAATTTTTTGGGGAAGTTGCTCTGTTAAAAAAAGACAAGAGGACTGCCAACGTCGTGGCCATGCACCCGGGAGCAGAATGTCTCACGCTGGACAGAGA GCCTTTTGTACATTTCATCGGCAATCTGGaggaattaaaaaacaaaaagtacaCAGAACATCCACGAAAACCCTCGGTCCAGTCATCAGTAGAAAGCAAGACAA AAACATTTTACCCGGAACTATTCCGCGTGGAGCTGACCGATTTTGAGACGGTTGCCACAATCGGAGTAGGCGGCTTCGGCAGGGTCGATTTGGTGTGTCTGAAGCTGGACAAAAACCGATCGTATgcaatgaaaaaattgaaaaaacaacaaatagtGGATATGCAGCAACAAGAACACGTGTACAACGAGAAAACCATTTTGGAATCGTGTACAAGTCCGTTTATCGGCAA ACTGTACAAGACGTATAAAGACAAAAGATATGTGTACATGCTGATGGAGGCTTGTCTGGGCGGAGAGGTGTGGACGCTCCTCCGGGACCGGAGGTGTTTCGACGACAATGCCGCGTGTTTCGTGATCGCGTGTGTTGTGGAAGCACTGGACTACCTGCACGGAGCCGACGTCGTCTACAGGGACCTGAAGCCGGAAAACCTGTTGCTCGACCGGCAGGGTTTCGTGAAACTG GTGGACTTCGGCTTTGCCAAAAAGCTACAACCACGAGGCAAGAAGACATGGACATTCTGCGGCACGCCTGAGTATGTGGCCCCAGAAGTTGTGCTGAACAAGGGCCACGATCGGGCCGTAGACTTTTGGGCTCTGGGAATACTCGTATACGAGCTGCTGGCGGGAAT ACCTCCGTTTAGTGGGAAAGAACCAATGGACATTTACAATGCAATATTAAAGGGCATCGGGGCCGTCAACTTCCCGAGACAAATGAACAAAATGACTCAAGGTCTGGTGAAACAGCTGTGCCGAAGCGATCCGACGGAAAGGATAGGTTATCAAAAGGGCGGCATACAAGATATCAGGCGACATGA ATGGTTCAAAGGTTTTGACTGGATCGGTTTGAGGAACAAGAACATAATTCCACCCATCGTACCACAC ATAAACAATCCGCTGGATTCGtcgaattttgatatttatccaGAAGACGGAGACATGCCACCTGACGAATTATCCGGCTGGGATTCAGAATTCTGA